One genomic region from Reichenbachiella ulvae encodes:
- a CDS encoding FecR family protein encodes MEGKLGSKTHSIKIHPFVYKAAAILVLAVGLGFFAANYFLPTSLIVIRTGENELQRVNLSDGSTVILNENSVFKFPREFEDSGYRKVYLFGQGFFEIAKDDNQPFKIVGSSTTTEVLGTSFDLKSYKKNSQINVVTGKVIFRDKNNNERVVLKEGYSAKSTSKGTVVRHEIDEQMMTWRYGELDFKSQPLKEVAKVLSKHYKVKIKLKEGIENCLITSRFENKSLDEILEVLNVIANIESEKDEKGVVNLSGPSC; translated from the coding sequence GTGGAAGGTAAATTAGGTTCTAAGACTCACTCAATAAAAATTCACCCATTTGTTTACAAAGCAGCGGCGATTTTGGTTTTGGCAGTTGGGCTCGGTTTTTTTGCCGCGAATTACTTTTTGCCAACTAGTCTAATTGTCATTCGAACTGGTGAGAATGAGTTACAAAGAGTGAACCTTAGTGATGGAAGTACTGTGATTTTAAATGAAAACTCAGTTTTTAAATTCCCAAGAGAATTTGAGGATTCTGGTTATAGAAAAGTGTATTTGTTTGGTCAGGGATTCTTTGAAATAGCAAAGGATGATAATCAACCATTTAAGATTGTTGGTAGTTCTACAACTACTGAAGTTCTAGGTACTTCTTTTGATTTAAAATCCTATAAGAAAAATAGTCAGATCAATGTTGTAACGGGCAAGGTTATATTCCGTGACAAAAACAATAATGAGCGTGTAGTGCTGAAAGAAGGATATAGTGCCAAATCGACTAGTAAAGGAACGGTAGTCCGACATGAAATCGACGAACAAATGATGACCTGGAGGTATGGCGAATTGGATTTTAAGAGTCAACCGTTAAAAGAAGTGGCTAAGGTTTTATCAAAACATTACAAGGTTAAGATCAAATTAAAAGAAGGAATTGAGAATTGTTTAATTACATCAAGATTCGAAAATAAATCACTTGATGAGATTTTGGAGGTCCTTAATGTTATTGCCAATATCGAAAGTGAAAAGGATGAAAAAGGGGTAGTGAATTTATCAGGTCCCAGCTGTTGA
- a CDS encoding RNA polymerase sigma-70 factor, whose protein sequence is MLISEEEILDRISEDDKSAFEQIFRLYYTDLSRYCLKYVRDEHVAEELVQEVFINIWDRRHTLSITTSVKAYLFTAVRNRSFNYLKLQIPKEQRKIGVEDVLDLTDGSEEREGNMAIEELYSYVQEAIDALPPKCKVIFNLSRSGGMTYKEIAEELDLSVKTVENQVGHALRKLREQLTPLWDKIMLLILFHFF, encoded by the coding sequence GTGCTCATCTCAGAAGAAGAAATATTAGATCGAATAAGTGAAGATGATAAATCTGCTTTCGAGCAAATTTTCAGGCTTTACTATACTGATCTTAGCCGTTATTGTCTGAAATATGTGCGGGATGAGCATGTGGCAGAGGAATTGGTTCAGGAGGTCTTTATCAATATTTGGGATCGCAGGCATACACTTTCTATTACCACATCTGTCAAGGCCTATTTGTTCACCGCCGTAAGAAATCGTTCCTTCAATTATCTAAAGCTTCAAATACCAAAGGAGCAGAGAAAGATTGGGGTAGAGGATGTTTTGGATCTTACAGATGGTTCTGAAGAAAGGGAGGGGAACATGGCCATTGAGGAATTGTACTCTTATGTTCAGGAAGCCATCGATGCATTACCCCCCAAATGTAAGGTGATTTTTAATCTGAGTAGAAGTGGTGGGATGACTTATAAGGAAATCGCTGAAGAATTGGATTTGTCAGTCAAAACGGTGGAGAATCAAGTAGGACATGCTTTACGAAAATTAAGAGAGCAGCTTACGCCTTTGTGGGATAAGATCATGCTTTTGATTTTGTTTCATTTTTTTTAG
- a CDS encoding ABC transporter permease, giving the protein MKQVIIKLNFPYFISKRISKDEQSNFATTISRLAVFSIALGLAAMILAYFILGGFQKTVKDKIYNFKGHLEISKYTLGGNFDENFISLGSDFYSDLEAYEFVDHYQSYAYKAGMLRTKEEVEGVMIKGVSQEFDTLRFQDNMLAGRFVSFSDSSYSKELVLSKRIANKLQLEIGDKATVYFVQNPPKFRRLEVVGIYETGLEEIDKSMVISDIRMVQKLNNWPDSLVGGVEVFVKEGYSKDEAMDALFESLDASLYVDKVSNSYAQIFDWLELLTQNVSVFLVLILVVACFNMISILLILIMERTYMIGVFQALGASRSQIKKVFMYNGMILVLKGMLLGNVIALLVTWLQDQFHIIPLDPINYYMDFVPVDWNFKAFFLLNLLTFIVVLIALRVPLAVITRVKPVSALKFD; this is encoded by the coding sequence GTGAAGCAAGTTATCATAAAATTGAATTTTCCATATTTCATATCGAAAAGAATCTCAAAGGATGAACAATCCAATTTTGCTACTACTATATCCCGATTGGCGGTATTTAGTATCGCTTTAGGACTTGCGGCCATGATATTGGCCTATTTTATTCTAGGAGGCTTTCAAAAAACAGTAAAAGACAAAATATACAATTTTAAGGGGCACCTTGAGATTTCAAAATATACTTTGGGTGGAAATTTTGACGAGAACTTCATTAGTCTGGGCTCAGATTTTTATTCGGACCTTGAGGCTTATGAATTTGTAGATCATTATCAGTCTTATGCATATAAAGCCGGAATGCTTAGGACAAAAGAGGAAGTAGAAGGGGTGATGATCAAAGGGGTGAGTCAAGAGTTTGATACACTCAGGTTTCAGGACAACATGCTTGCTGGGAGGTTCGTTTCTTTTTCGGACTCTAGCTATTCCAAAGAGTTGGTGTTGAGTAAAAGAATTGCTAACAAACTACAGCTTGAGATTGGAGATAAAGCTACTGTTTATTTTGTCCAGAATCCACCAAAATTTAGGAGACTAGAGGTCGTAGGTATTTATGAAACAGGACTGGAGGAAATTGATAAATCAATGGTCATTTCTGATATTAGAATGGTTCAAAAATTGAACAATTGGCCTGATAGTCTGGTTGGTGGGGTGGAAGTGTTTGTTAAAGAGGGGTATAGTAAGGATGAAGCAATGGATGCTCTTTTCGAATCCTTAGATGCCAGTCTCTATGTAGACAAAGTCAGTAACAGTTATGCTCAGATATTTGATTGGCTTGAATTGTTGACCCAAAATGTATCCGTTTTTCTGGTGCTCATTCTTGTCGTCGCTTGTTTCAATATGATTTCGATTCTGTTGATTCTTATCATGGAGAGAACTTACATGATAGGTGTGTTTCAAGCCTTAGGCGCTAGCAGATCCCAAATCAAAAAAGTTTTTATGTACAATGGGATGATTTTGGTTTTGAAAGGAATGCTCCTGGGAAATGTGATTGCCTTATTGGTTACCTGGCTCCAAGATCAATTTCATATCATACCTTTAGATCCAATCAATTATTACATGGATTTTGTGCCTGTTGATTGGAACTTTAAAGCCTTCTTTTTGCTCAATCTTCTCACCTTCATTGTAGTATTAATAGCCTTAAGAGTTCCATTAGCCGTGATTACCAGAGTAAAACCTGTTTCTGCCTTAAAATTTGATTAA
- a CDS encoding exo-beta-N-acetylmuramidase NamZ domain-containing protein, whose amino-acid sequence MALSLCHGQSSSTFSVITGAERMDQYLPMLEGKKVGLLVNHTSTIGSTHLLDTLISRQVNVVRIFAPEHGFRGEMANGETVLRW is encoded by the coding sequence ATGGCACTATCACTATGCCATGGCCAAAGCAGTTCCACTTTCTCTGTTATCACCGGTGCTGAAAGGATGGATCAATATTTACCCATGCTGGAGGGAAAGAAAGTAGGGCTGTTGGTAAACCACACTTCCACTATTGGCTCAACTCATTTGTTAGACACATTAATTTCTCGTCAAGTTAATGTGGTTAGAATATTTGCTCCAGAGCATGGATTCAGAGGTGAGATGGCCAATGGAGAAACCGTTCTCAGATGGTAA
- a CDS encoding exo-beta-N-acetylmuramidase NamZ family protein, translated as MEKPFSDGKDIQTGLPIISLYGKNKKPNKEQLSELDLVIYDIQDVGARFYTYISSMHYMMEACAENQVEMMILDRPNPHASYVDGPILELEHQSFVGMHPIPVVYALTAGELAQMIVGEKWINQADQLKLEIIEMDNWNHQTQYELPISPSPNLPNDQSIKLYPSLCLFEGTKVSVGRGTDSPFQVIGLAETPDAGSYTFTPVSMPGYSKYPKHENTVCYGKDLREVQVSRELNLEYLINMYKASPDEFFNSFFTKLAGTESLEVQIKQGQSAKQIKDSWQSDLIEYQKLREKYLLYDD; from the coding sequence ATGGAGAAACCGTTCTCAGATGGTAAAGACATTCAAACAGGGCTACCGATCATTTCATTATATGGCAAAAACAAAAAGCCAAATAAGGAGCAGTTATCGGAACTTGATCTGGTGATATATGACATTCAAGACGTAGGAGCTAGATTTTACACCTATATCAGCTCTATGCACTACATGATGGAAGCATGTGCTGAAAATCAGGTGGAAATGATGATATTGGATCGTCCGAACCCTCATGCTTCTTACGTGGATGGACCAATTCTAGAATTAGAGCATCAATCATTCGTGGGCATGCATCCAATCCCTGTTGTATACGCACTAACAGCAGGCGAATTGGCTCAAATGATAGTGGGTGAAAAATGGATTAACCAGGCAGATCAATTAAAACTTGAAATCATCGAGATGGACAACTGGAATCATCAAACCCAATACGAGCTACCCATCAGTCCTTCGCCAAATTTACCCAATGATCAATCAATCAAACTCTATCCAAGCCTTTGTCTATTCGAAGGCACCAAAGTAAGCGTAGGAAGAGGGACAGATTCACCCTTTCAGGTTATAGGCTTGGCGGAAACTCCTGATGCCGGCAGCTATACCTTTACCCCAGTTAGTATGCCAGGTTACTCTAAATATCCCAAACATGAAAACACTGTCTGCTACGGAAAGGACTTAAGAGAAGTGCAAGTATCTAGAGAACTGAATCTAGAATATTTGATCAACATGTATAAGGCATCTCCAGATGAGTTCTTTAATTCCTTTTTCACCAAACTGGCAGGAACCGAATCGCTTGAGGTTCAAATAAAACAAGGGCAGTCTGCCAAACAAATCAAAGATTCATGGCAATCTGACCTAATAGAATATCAAAAACTTAGGGAAAAATATCTGCTATACGACGATTAG
- a CDS encoding rhodanese-like domain-containing protein, which produces MISAEELNEVIQNDENAIVLDLRTDEEIADGMLEGATQLNFHDPEFNDKLQALDKSKTYYVYCRSGGRSGKAAGIMKESGFKAVYDLEGGIASWKAKDLPLVVPN; this is translated from the coding sequence TTGATTTCCGCCGAAGAACTGAATGAAGTGATTCAAAATGATGAAAATGCCATTGTTTTGGATTTGAGAACCGATGAAGAAATAGCTGATGGCATGTTAGAAGGTGCTACTCAACTCAATTTTCATGATCCCGAATTTAATGACAAGTTGCAGGCATTGGATAAAAGCAAGACTTACTACGTTTATTGCAGAAGTGGTGGAAGAAGTGGGAAAGCAGCTGGAATCATGAAGGAAAGCGGATTCAAGGCTGTTTATGATCTTGAAGGTGGGATTGCCAGTTGGAAAGCCAAAGACTTACCGCTAGTTGTTCCTAACTAA
- a CDS encoding DUF4136 domain-containing protein: MKTRIQLFIWLSLLGLLASCYPNEITTTDELDVVATFYDTESLDSHQYKTYIMPDSVLHNDPDDESDHQFDQLILNTIDDNMEALGFQKLSAGSVNVDLIILPEVAITNNQGIGGCWDCWWWWDPWYPGWGWGYYPPYPPSFVYSYQTGSVIISMVDQQSVLNQDENSKAVWTCIINGLLRSSITGAEIQNYINQGFDQSSYLSVQ; encoded by the coding sequence ATGAAAACAAGAATCCAACTATTTATTTGGCTTTCCCTTTTGGGGTTGTTAGCCAGTTGCTATCCAAATGAAATTACAACGACTGATGAGCTTGATGTTGTAGCGACCTTTTACGATACTGAATCGCTAGATTCTCATCAATACAAGACTTATATCATGCCTGATTCCGTCTTACATAATGATCCTGACGATGAATCAGATCACCAATTTGATCAATTAATATTGAACACCATCGATGACAACATGGAGGCCCTTGGTTTTCAGAAGCTATCAGCTGGTTCTGTCAATGTTGATTTGATTATACTCCCAGAAGTAGCCATCACAAACAATCAAGGTATCGGTGGCTGTTGGGATTGCTGGTGGTGGTGGGATCCCTGGTATCCCGGTTGGGGATGGGGCTACTACCCTCCTTACCCTCCCTCCTTTGTATATAGTTACCAAACAGGAAGTGTAATTATTTCCATGGTAGATCAGCAATCTGTTCTCAATCAAGATGAAAATTCTAAAGCTGTATGGACCTGCATCATCAATGGCCTATTGAGAAGCAGCATTACCGGTGCAGAGATCCAGAACTACATCAATCAAGGCTTTGATCAATCCTCATACCTAAGCGTGCAATAA
- a CDS encoding ABC transporter ATP-binding protein, whose protein sequence is MSKKASIGQVFKTIILPRKKLLILGLFLIVISRLASLVLPGASKYLMDDVIVNKDFEMLKMLIAIVVSAIVVQAITSFALTRLLSVEAQHLIAQLRVKVQKKIIQLPINFFDNNQSGALVSRIMSDVEGVRNLVGTGLVQLFGGILTAIISLVLLIRISPMMTLYVLVPVIIFGVISLKAFSYIRPIFRTRGKINAEVTGRLTETLNGIRVIKGFNAEEQEIKTFELGALRLYENVKKSLTSTALVTSSATFLLGLATAGIMGIGGYMIMHDDLTIGDFLSFTLFLGFMIAPIVQMSNIGSQLTEAFAGLDRTEEIMEMDTEDELGERRIELNDIKGDIRFDHVSFAYEEDKNVIKDVSFDAPRGSVTALVGTSGSGKSTIAGLVASFIQPASGQVMIDETDLSTVTLNSYRKQLGVVLQDDFLFEGTIRENILFPRPDSSESELINAVKAAHVDEFTDRFEEGMDTIIGERGVKLSGGQRQRIAIARAILADPKILILDEATSNLDTESESYIQESLKVLMKGRTTFVIAHRLSTIKQADQILVIEGGQIAEYGTHDELIAKEGRYYQLYTYQAKI, encoded by the coding sequence ATGAGCAAAAAAGCATCCATTGGTCAGGTTTTCAAGACCATCATCCTACCTCGCAAAAAACTGTTGATACTAGGACTTTTCTTAATTGTGATCAGCCGATTGGCCAGTTTGGTCCTACCAGGAGCCAGCAAGTATCTCATGGATGATGTCATTGTCAACAAGGATTTCGAAATGTTGAAGATGCTCATAGCGATAGTAGTTTCAGCCATAGTCGTTCAGGCCATTACCAGTTTTGCACTGACTCGACTGCTGAGCGTAGAGGCACAACATCTAATCGCTCAATTGAGAGTAAAAGTTCAAAAAAAGATCATCCAGCTTCCCATCAATTTTTTCGACAACAATCAAAGTGGTGCTTTGGTATCCAGAATCATGAGTGATGTCGAGGGCGTTCGCAATTTGGTAGGCACAGGTCTTGTTCAGCTTTTTGGAGGTATATTGACTGCCATCATTTCACTTGTTCTGCTGATTCGAATCAGCCCAATGATGACGCTATATGTTCTAGTACCAGTGATCATTTTTGGGGTGATTTCCTTAAAGGCTTTTAGTTACATCCGCCCCATCTTCAGAACTAGAGGTAAAATCAATGCAGAGGTGACAGGCCGATTGACAGAAACTTTGAATGGCATCAGGGTCATTAAAGGCTTTAATGCGGAGGAACAAGAGATTAAAACTTTCGAACTTGGTGCTTTACGTCTCTATGAAAACGTTAAAAAAAGTCTCACCTCTACTGCATTAGTTACCAGTTCAGCTACCTTTCTTTTAGGTCTGGCCACTGCTGGCATCATGGGTATTGGGGGCTACATGATCATGCATGATGATCTTACCATCGGAGACTTTTTGTCTTTCACTTTATTCTTGGGCTTCATGATCGCTCCGATCGTTCAAATGAGCAATATAGGCAGCCAATTGACGGAGGCATTCGCAGGATTGGATCGCACCGAAGAAATCATGGAAATGGACACGGAAGACGAACTGGGAGAGAGACGTATTGAACTCAATGACATTAAAGGAGATATACGATTCGATCATGTATCCTTTGCCTACGAAGAAGATAAGAATGTAATCAAAGATGTGTCTTTTGATGCACCGAGAGGGAGTGTGACTGCTCTGGTCGGCACATCAGGGTCGGGCAAATCAACAATTGCTGGCTTGGTCGCTTCCTTTATTCAACCGGCATCTGGCCAAGTAATGATAGACGAAACGGATCTCTCTACTGTAACTCTCAATAGTTATAGAAAACAATTGGGAGTGGTTTTGCAAGACGACTTTTTGTTTGAAGGAACGATCAGAGAAAATATACTTTTCCCTCGTCCTGATTCCAGTGAATCTGAGCTAATCAATGCAGTAAAAGCAGCCCATGTCGATGAATTCACAGACAGATTCGAAGAAGGAATGGACACGATCATTGGAGAAAGAGGCGTCAAACTTTCAGGGGGACAAAGACAACGTATTGCCATTGCGCGTGCGATATTAGCCGACCCGAAAATCCTTATTCTTGACGAAGCAACTTCTAATCTGGATACAGAAAGTGAATCCTATATCCAGGAAAGCTTAAAGGTACTGATGAAAGGAAGAACCACATTTGTGATTGCTCACCGACTGAGTACAATTAAGCAGGCGGATCAAATTCTCGTCATTGAAGGTGGGCAAATTGCTGAATATGGAACACATGATGAACTGATAGCGAAAGAAGGGCGTTATTATCAACTTTACACCTATCAGGCAAAGATTTAG
- a CDS encoding M1 family metallopeptidase has protein sequence MKQIVILFFLSILVFSCQDQVTVEVEDGISFQLAQERKANIKDISYHLTFDIPESPEQGIPSELILGVKLTALDKDLILDFSADSELLKAIEVNDQSVEIYHSHQHLIIPKASLKKGYNEIKIDFIAGDAALNRNEEYLYALFVPSKASSTFPCFDQPNLKARFSLNLILPQGWNYMANSPLLEQETRGDKIFYQFKESALLSTYLFSFVAGDFEHVELNSGGFEMELLHRESEDARLEQNLDEIVDLHQQAIKWLESYTGIAYPYEKFGVAVLPGFQFGGMEHPGVVHYRSSLLMLEESATLQDRLNRAGLIAHETAHMWFGNWVTMEWFDDVWMKEVFANFMADKIVKEMFPDVNHDLAFLYDHYPAAYAVDRTEGSTPIRQHLDNLKDAANMYGSIIYHKAPIMMRQLEWKIGEKRLQSALQEYLENYGESNADWEDLIEIIQRVSAQDLSQFNQSWVYESGMPYFELTEFRTETQFEFDLIQHDPKGKGRVWPQVVDVAFTDEYGTVTQQVTLDKQHYIFPQLAGRDDTKFVLLNSSGKGYGVFSHGLGYIKDEFLFNKARVDISRYDDVLVRGAAYINLHEYLLQEGFHPEMYFYFLQNYLKEETNEQIVQYLLRVMQQVYFRFFTQEMRMSNAGGVESILLNKLEKTESVPLKSALFNAYIAMAQSSDGIAKLRTFWKGDSLPEGVSISSRQEESLALEIALKGNPEDETIIDEQINRMTNQDRIKRLNFIRPAVSSGSSVRRRFFESLKEEKNRVQEPWVITALSYLHHPVRQEASIDYLMPSLELLPELQRTGDIFFTKRWLDETLYGYQSTEAADIVRQYLEDNELNYHLKNKVLQSSDMLFRSEKMLNDYLSSD, from the coding sequence ATGAAGCAAATAGTAATTCTTTTCTTTTTATCCATTCTGGTATTTTCATGTCAAGATCAGGTGACAGTAGAGGTAGAAGATGGGATTTCCTTTCAACTGGCCCAAGAACGAAAGGCCAATATCAAGGATATCAGCTACCACTTGACCTTCGATATTCCTGAAAGCCCTGAACAAGGTATCCCATCTGAATTGATCTTAGGTGTAAAGCTGACAGCCCTCGATAAAGACCTGATTTTAGATTTTAGTGCTGATTCAGAACTGTTAAAGGCAATAGAGGTCAATGATCAATCCGTAGAGATCTATCATAGCCATCAGCATCTCATCATTCCTAAAGCCTCTTTGAAAAAGGGGTACAATGAGATCAAAATAGATTTTATTGCAGGGGACGCAGCATTGAACCGAAACGAGGAGTATCTCTATGCACTTTTTGTGCCTAGTAAGGCCTCAAGTACCTTCCCATGTTTTGATCAACCTAATCTTAAAGCACGGTTTTCTTTGAACCTCATCCTGCCTCAAGGATGGAACTATATGGCCAATAGTCCATTGTTAGAACAGGAAACACGAGGTGATAAGATATTTTATCAGTTCAAGGAATCGGCATTGCTCAGTACTTACTTGTTTTCCTTTGTAGCAGGAGATTTTGAGCATGTTGAATTGAATTCAGGAGGATTTGAAATGGAATTGCTGCATCGAGAGAGTGAAGATGCAAGGCTCGAGCAGAACCTAGACGAAATTGTAGACCTGCATCAGCAGGCCATAAAATGGCTTGAGAGTTACACAGGTATTGCTTATCCCTATGAGAAATTTGGGGTGGCAGTTTTGCCGGGGTTTCAATTTGGAGGGATGGAGCATCCGGGTGTGGTGCATTACAGGTCATCCTTATTGATGCTTGAGGAAAGTGCTACACTTCAGGATAGGTTGAATCGTGCAGGCTTGATTGCTCATGAGACAGCACATATGTGGTTTGGAAATTGGGTCACTATGGAGTGGTTTGATGATGTTTGGATGAAGGAGGTCTTTGCCAATTTTATGGCTGATAAGATAGTCAAAGAGATGTTTCCTGATGTGAATCATGATTTGGCTTTTCTTTATGATCACTATCCTGCGGCATATGCAGTAGATCGTACAGAGGGAAGCACTCCTATACGCCAGCACTTAGACAATCTCAAGGATGCTGCTAATATGTATGGTTCCATCATTTACCACAAGGCACCCATTATGATGAGGCAGCTGGAATGGAAGATAGGAGAGAAGCGGCTACAGTCTGCACTTCAGGAGTATCTCGAGAATTATGGTGAGTCTAATGCAGATTGGGAAGATTTGATCGAAATCATTCAGCGGGTTTCTGCACAAGATTTGAGTCAGTTCAATCAGTCTTGGGTTTATGAATCTGGTATGCCATATTTTGAACTAACTGAATTCAGAACGGAAACACAATTTGAATTTGACTTAATTCAACATGATCCAAAGGGAAAAGGAAGGGTTTGGCCGCAAGTAGTTGATGTGGCTTTCACAGATGAATATGGTACAGTTACCCAACAAGTTACTTTGGATAAACAGCATTACATTTTTCCACAGCTCGCTGGTAGGGACGATACCAAGTTTGTGCTACTCAATTCTAGTGGAAAAGGCTATGGCGTTTTCTCACATGGTTTAGGTTATATCAAAGATGAGTTTTTGTTCAATAAGGCTCGGGTAGATATCTCAAGATATGATGATGTATTGGTGCGTGGAGCAGCCTATATCAATCTACACGAATATTTACTGCAAGAAGGTTTTCATCCAGAAATGTACTTCTACTTCCTTCAGAACTATTTGAAGGAGGAAACTAATGAGCAAATCGTTCAATACCTACTGCGAGTGATGCAGCAGGTTTATTTTCGTTTTTTCACTCAAGAAATGAGAATGTCAAATGCAGGGGGAGTTGAAAGTATTCTCTTGAATAAATTAGAGAAAACTGAGTCAGTTCCACTCAAATCTGCCTTGTTCAATGCTTACATTGCTATGGCGCAAAGTTCAGATGGAATAGCTAAGCTCCGAACTTTTTGGAAGGGAGATTCATTACCTGAAGGAGTGTCCATATCATCGAGACAAGAGGAAAGCCTGGCCTTAGAGATTGCCCTCAAAGGGAATCCCGAAGATGAGACCATAATTGATGAACAGATCAACCGGATGACCAATCAGGATAGAATCAAAAGGCTGAATTTTATTCGTCCAGCAGTTTCTTCTGGTTCAAGTGTTAGACGAAGATTTTTTGAAAGTTTGAAGGAAGAGAAAAACAGGGTGCAAGAACCATGGGTAATCACGGCTCTAAGTTACCTGCATCATCCGGTCCGACAAGAGGCTTCTATTGACTACTTAATGCCTTCATTGGAACTCCTACCTGAGTTGCAAAGGACAGGTGATATCTTTTTCACCAAGAGATGGCTGGATGAGACCCTTTACGGTTATCAATCTACTGAAGCGGCTGACATAGTTAGACAGTATCTGGAAGATAATGAATTGAACTACCACTTAAAGAACAAGGTGCTTCAATCTTCAGATATGTTGTTCCGATCAGAAAAAATGCTGAATGACTACTTAAGCTCGGATTAA